A stretch of the Gammaproteobacteria bacterium genome encodes the following:
- the lolB gene encoding lipoprotein insertase outer membrane protein LolB, giving the protein MKCATLAVVLSVLMLSGCASVPSHTPQLLDWQQREARLQQLTEWRLEGRFAIKTASDSWSGSLYWQQRDKAYDINLSGPFGQGAVRLTGDPYRVVLNTSEGELVGHEGPEQLMYEALGWRIPISSLQYWAVGHPDPAKSPPLVTLDEFERIASLQQGEWHVSYPRYRLFQQIELPGKIVIKNQQLRVRLVIDHWLQPEE; this is encoded by the coding sequence ATGAAGTGTGCCACACTGGCCGTGGTGTTGAGCGTATTAATGCTCAGTGGTTGCGCTTCAGTACCCTCGCATACACCGCAGTTACTTGACTGGCAACAGCGGGAGGCAAGACTTCAGCAGCTTACTGAGTGGCGACTGGAGGGGCGTTTTGCAATTAAAACGGCCAGTGACTCATGGAGTGGTTCGTTGTATTGGCAGCAGCGAGATAAAGCGTACGATATTAACCTCAGTGGGCCATTTGGTCAGGGGGCGGTTCGTTTAACGGGTGACCCATATCGTGTTGTGCTCAACACTTCTGAGGGCGAACTTGTTGGCCATGAAGGGCCGGAGCAACTAATGTATGAGGCACTGGGCTGGCGGATACCTATCTCCAGCCTGCAATACTGGGCGGTGGGTCACCCCGACCCGGCTAAATCTCCACCACTGGTTACACTGGATGAGTTCGAACGTATTGCCTCACTGCAACAAGGTGAGTGGCATGTCAGCTACCCGCGTTATCGATTGTTTCAGCAGATTGAACTGCCCGGTAAAATCGTCATAAAAAACCAGCAGTTGAGGGTGAGGTTGGTGATAGATCATTGGCTTCAGCCTGAAGAGTAG